The following proteins are co-located in the Flammeovirga kamogawensis genome:
- a CDS encoding (4Fe-4S)-binding protein, whose translation MSSKEIIKTYSNNDIEIVWQPNKCIHSTKCFQALPSVFDPTKRPWVSINAAPTADIILTVKNCPSGALSLKTEDKDDAPEIENDIQVTVLKDGPILIKGSITLTAKGNSESLGNKQIALCRCGHSANKPYCDGQHAKNGFKAD comes from the coding sequence ATGTCTAGTAAAGAAATTATTAAAACATATTCAAATAACGACATTGAGATTGTTTGGCAACCTAATAAATGTATTCACTCAACAAAATGTTTTCAAGCACTACCAAGTGTATTTGACCCTACTAAAAGACCTTGGGTGTCTATAAATGCAGCACCAACTGCAGATATTATTCTTACTGTAAAAAACTGTCCTTCGGGAGCTCTGTCATTAAAAACAGAGGATAAAGATGATGCTCCTGAAATTGAAAATGATATTCAAGTTACTGTTTTAAAAGATGGGCCTATTTTAATAAAAGGAAGCATTACTTTAACAGCTAAAGGTAATTCTGAAAGCTTAGGAAATAAACAAATTGCTTTGTGTAGATGTGGGCATTCTGCAAATAAACCATACTGCGATGGACAACATGCAAAAAACGGTTTCAAAGCTGATTAG
- a CDS encoding n-acetylglutamate synthase produces the protein MEKINYHNKRFRAISNSENGEVDTETFFHYRQGGDVIWATYHGTNIKMGTITGIVKEDSSLVFTYQHVNLNDEIMTGKCISTPKIEDGRIILSENWEWTCKDHSKGESIVAELVQKDNFAPMF, from the coding sequence ATGGAAAAAATTAATTATCACAACAAACGTTTTAGAGCTATTTCTAATTCTGAAAATGGAGAAGTAGATACTGAAACGTTCTTTCATTACCGACAGGGCGGTGATGTTATTTGGGCAACTTACCATGGTACCAATATTAAAATGGGTACAATTACAGGTATTGTAAAAGAAGATAGCTCTTTAGTATTTACATATCAACATGTAAATCTAAATGATGAAATCATGACAGGTAAGTGTATTTCTACTCCTAAAATTGAAGACGGAAGAATTATTCTTTCAGAAAACTGGGAATGGACTTGTAAAGATCATTCTAAAGGAGAATCTATTGTAGCAGAATTAGTCCAAAAAGATAATTTTGCACCTATGTTTTAA
- a CDS encoding metallophosphoesterase, whose amino-acid sequence MNSKALIILGFVLVVITSIDLYAFKGIRLITENISPIYRQVTTGIYWLFNSIVYLSLIWTVFNLDKFRLPEYTNIFFSISALLLMSIATKLVFNIFHGADDLAYLGSKVIHFFQNGNKVNPSGDTISRAKFLTFVGAGLATIPLGAFAYGYTKGRFNFRVIRKNLSFKNLPKAFDGFKIIQISDIHIGSFPKGHESVAKAVEMINSRNPDIIVFTGDLVNNFASETDGWIDVFKNLKAKHGMYSILGNHDYGDYVQWNSATEKIQNLDAVKKANRDIGFDLLLNENRAIEINGDKIGIVGVENWGLKPFPQLGDIDKANQGLDNVPFKILLSHDPSHWDEKVTDHKDMDLMLAGHTHGMQFGIEIPGIKWSPVQYKYPRWAGLYEKENQKLYVNRGFGYHAYAGRIGMDPEITEIILKS is encoded by the coding sequence ATGAATAGCAAAGCATTAATCATTCTTGGGTTTGTATTGGTTGTAATTACCTCAATAGACCTTTATGCCTTTAAAGGTATTCGATTAATTACAGAAAATATTTCTCCAATTTACAGACAAGTAACCACAGGAATTTATTGGTTATTTAATAGTATTGTCTACTTATCTTTAATATGGACCGTTTTTAACTTAGATAAGTTTAGGCTACCTGAATACACAAATATTTTCTTTAGTATTAGTGCATTACTCTTAATGTCTATTGCTACAAAATTGGTCTTTAATATCTTCCACGGAGCGGATGATCTAGCTTATTTAGGAAGTAAAGTTATACACTTTTTCCAAAACGGAAATAAAGTTAACCCTAGTGGAGATACAATTAGTAGAGCCAAATTTCTAACTTTTGTTGGGGCTGGACTAGCAACAATTCCATTAGGTGCATTTGCATATGGCTACACAAAAGGTAGATTTAATTTTAGAGTGATAAGAAAAAACCTATCATTCAAAAATTTACCAAAAGCATTTGATGGATTTAAAATAATCCAAATATCAGATATTCATATTGGCAGTTTTCCTAAAGGACATGAATCTGTTGCTAAAGCTGTAGAGATGATTAATAGTAGGAATCCTGACATTATTGTCTTCACAGGTGACCTAGTTAATAACTTTGCTTCTGAAACAGATGGTTGGATTGATGTTTTTAAGAATTTGAAAGCAAAGCATGGAATGTACTCAATTCTAGGTAATCATGATTATGGAGACTATGTACAATGGAATTCTGCTACAGAAAAAATTCAAAACCTTGATGCTGTAAAAAAAGCTAATAGAGATATTGGTTTCGATTTACTATTGAATGAGAACAGAGCAATCGAAATTAATGGAGACAAAATAGGCATTGTAGGTGTAGAAAATTGGGGTTTAAAGCCTTTTCCACAACTTGGTGATATTGATAAAGCTAACCAAGGGCTGGATAATGTTCCCTTTAAAATTCTGCTGTCTCATGATCCTTCACATTGGGATGAAAAAGTTACCGATCATAAAGACATGGATTTAATGCTAGCAGGCCATACTCATGGAATGCAATTTGGAATAGAAATTCCTGGAATAAAATGGAGTCCTGTTCAATATAAATACCCTAGATGGGCTGGCCTTTACGAAAAAGAAAATCAAAAATTATATGTAAATAGAGGATTTGGTTATCATGCCTATGCAGGAAGAATTGGTATGGATCCAGAGATTACAGAAATAATATTAAAAAGTTAA
- a CDS encoding uracil-xanthine permease family protein gives MDSISGKTKYLLGVQHVLAMFGATVLVPFLTGLSPVIALFTAGCGTLIFHQVTKKIVPVFLGSSFAFIGAISLVLKQEGLAEVKAGIIGAGLVYVLMAFIIKKFGVKGVQSFFPPIVIGPTIMVIGLRLSPIALQMAGYNDGTFDTQSLIIALSVIITMVISSMVNHSFFKLMPILIAVTVGYLLAAILGVVDYTAIKNAHWFGFTGDTLDQVLTLPHFSWSGFFAIAPIALVVFIEHIGDITTNGAVVGKDFFKNPGIHRTMLGDGLATIFAGCIGGPANTTYGENTGVLAVTKVYDPSVIRIAAVFAILLSFIGKVGAILQTIPVPVMGGISIILFGMIAAVGVRTLISAKLDFGHSRNLIIAALIFVLGIGIKDVAIWNNISVSGLTIAALVGVLLNKILPKDI, from the coding sequence ATGGATTCTATTTCAGGAAAAACAAAATATCTTCTTGGTGTTCAACATGTATTAGCCATGTTTGGAGCAACCGTATTGGTCCCCTTTTTAACAGGTTTAAGCCCTGTAATTGCACTATTTACAGCAGGTTGCGGCACATTAATATTTCATCAAGTAACAAAGAAAATTGTTCCTGTTTTTTTAGGCTCTTCATTTGCCTTTATTGGTGCTATTAGCCTTGTTTTAAAACAAGAAGGACTTGCTGAAGTAAAAGCTGGTATCATTGGAGCCGGTTTAGTTTATGTCTTGATGGCATTTATAATCAAAAAATTTGGAGTTAAAGGAGTACAATCTTTTTTTCCTCCAATCGTAATTGGTCCAACGATTATGGTCATTGGTTTACGTTTAAGTCCAATTGCACTACAAATGGCTGGATATAATGATGGAACTTTTGATACCCAAAGTTTAATTATAGCATTATCAGTAATTATAACTATGGTTATTTCCTCTATGGTTAATCATTCATTTTTTAAATTGATGCCTATTTTAATAGCTGTAACCGTAGGTTATTTACTTGCAGCAATATTAGGTGTAGTAGATTACACTGCGATAAAAAATGCTCATTGGTTTGGTTTTACTGGAGACACCCTTGATCAAGTCTTAACACTTCCACACTTCTCGTGGTCGGGTTTCTTTGCCATTGCTCCAATTGCTCTTGTTGTTTTTATTGAACATATAGGTGATATAACAACGAATGGAGCCGTTGTAGGAAAAGATTTCTTTAAGAACCCAGGAATACACAGAACAATGCTTGGCGATGGATTAGCTACAATTTTTGCTGGTTGCATAGGCGGACCTGCTAACACTACATACGGAGAAAATACAGGCGTTTTGGCTGTAACAAAAGTTTATGATCCTTCTGTAATTCGAATAGCAGCAGTATTTGCTATACTCCTTAGCTTTATAGGTAAAGTTGGTGCCATATTACAAACTATACCAGTTCCTGTAATGGGTGGTATTTCTATAATTCTTTTCGGAATGATTGCAGCTGTAGGCGTTAGAACATTAATTTCTGCAAAATTAGATTTTGGACATTCAAGAAATTTAATAATTGCTGCCTTAATATTTGTATTAGGAATAGGTATAAAAGATGTAGCAATTTGGAATAACATTTCCGTTTCTGGTTTAACAATAGCTGCGTTAGTAGGTGTTCTACTAAACAAAATATTACCAAAAGATATTTAA
- a CDS encoding enoyl-CoA hydratase/isomerase family protein yields the protein MLDNSLLIFIKKQRIAYITLNRPEKRNALNADLVAELSNVLSEIENDEEVSAVVLKGAGKAFCAGADLQYIQNLQNFSFDENVNDSNALKELFYKIYTFPKVIIASVHGAAIAGGCGLATLCDFSFAANNTKFCYSEVKIGFIPAIVSIFLARKIGEGKAKQLLLSAQTITADKALEYGLINGTTTEANLDEEVESFAFKLISETSLEAKMNTKKLLNSTWHLPIEEALDIAVQENAKARESADCKKGISSFLNKEKISW from the coding sequence ATGTTAGACAATTCTCTTCTAATTTTTATAAAAAAACAACGAATAGCGTATATCACTTTAAACAGGCCAGAAAAAAGAAATGCCCTAAATGCTGATTTAGTTGCTGAACTATCAAACGTTTTAAGTGAAATCGAAAATGACGAAGAAGTAAGTGCTGTTGTATTAAAAGGTGCAGGAAAAGCCTTTTGTGCTGGTGCCGATTTACAGTACATACAAAATCTTCAGAATTTCTCTTTTGATGAAAATGTAAACGACTCTAATGCATTAAAAGAATTATTTTATAAAATATACACTTTCCCGAAAGTAATTATTGCTAGTGTACATGGTGCCGCTATTGCTGGAGGATGTGGATTAGCTACTTTATGTGATTTTTCTTTTGCTGCTAACAATACGAAATTTTGTTATTCCGAAGTAAAAATTGGCTTTATACCTGCAATTGTTAGCATTTTTTTAGCTAGAAAAATTGGAGAGGGAAAAGCAAAACAATTATTACTTTCTGCGCAAACCATAACAGCTGATAAAGCATTAGAATATGGATTGATAAACGGAACTACAACCGAAGCTAATTTAGATGAAGAAGTAGAAAGTTTTGCTTTTAAATTAATTTCAGAAACTTCTTTGGAGGCAAAAATGAACACAAAGAAATTATTAAACTCTACTTGGCATTTACCAATTGAAGAGGCATTAGATATTGCTGTACAAGAAAATGCTAAAGCAAGAGAATCAGCAGATTGTAAAAAAGGTATTTCTTCTTTTTTAAATAAAGAAAAAATCTCTTGGTAA
- a CDS encoding metal-dependent hydrolase, producing the protein MDSLTQVVLGASVGEAVLGKKIGIKAAIFGAIAGTIPDLDTLASPFLDTVGELTFHRSVTHSFLFCFLAAPIFGYLCHKIFGKQKDTFKEWTLLFFLGFITHSLLDTCTTWGTQLMWPFTPYGFATYTVFVVDPHYTLPFMVLLIIALCKPKDSKIRQQLNYIGLGISTAYLLLGFVLQNKANNVFETNLKEQGITYQNYITKPTPLNIWLWATSVQTDSSYYTGFYSVFDQDKKVTFSVTPKNHQLLDKLPPSTKTDKLLYVTKGFYTVENHGNSIWINDLRFGTFDGWQGKGKGRTVFVYHLTPQKDGSIDYEQKSYRFKPSKEYMVAYLKRVFGHKENVVL; encoded by the coding sequence ATGGACTCACTAACTCAAGTTGTTTTAGGTGCATCTGTAGGAGAAGCTGTTTTAGGTAAAAAAATAGGAATTAAGGCAGCCATATTTGGTGCAATAGCAGGAACAATTCCAGACTTAGATACCTTAGCATCTCCATTCTTAGATACCGTTGGAGAATTAACTTTCCATAGAAGTGTTACCCATTCATTTTTATTCTGTTTTTTAGCTGCACCAATTTTTGGATATCTATGTCATAAAATATTTGGTAAACAAAAAGACACATTTAAAGAATGGACACTACTATTCTTTTTAGGGTTTATTACTCATTCATTACTAGATACATGTACTACTTGGGGAACTCAATTAATGTGGCCATTTACTCCTTATGGCTTTGCTACATATACTGTATTTGTAGTAGACCCACATTATACCCTGCCATTTATGGTGTTACTTATTATAGCGTTATGTAAACCTAAAGACAGTAAAATTAGACAACAATTAAATTATATAGGGTTAGGAATTAGTACAGCCTATCTTTTACTAGGTTTTGTTCTTCAGAATAAAGCTAATAATGTTTTTGAAACCAATTTGAAAGAACAAGGAATTACGTATCAAAATTATATCACAAAACCCACACCATTAAATATTTGGCTTTGGGCAACAAGCGTACAAACTGACTCTAGTTATTACACTGGTTTTTATTCTGTTTTTGACCAAGATAAAAAAGTTACTTTTTCTGTTACTCCAAAAAACCATCAACTCTTAGATAAATTACCACCATCTACTAAAACAGATAAATTACTTTATGTTACCAAAGGTTTCTATACTGTAGAAAACCATGGCAATAGTATTTGGATAAACGATCTACGTTTCGGAACATTTGATGGATGGCAAGGAAAAGGTAAAGGAAGAACGGTATTTGTTTACCATTTAACCCCACAAAAAGATGGTTCTATTGATTATGAACAGAAAAGCTATCGTTTTAAACCTTCTAAAGAATACATGGTCGCTTATCTAAAAAGAGTTTTTGGACATAAAGAAAATGTAGTTTTGTAA
- a CDS encoding formate--tetrahydrofolate ligase, producing MKSDIEIARSTILKKIIEVGNGIGIADENIIPYGHYMAKVPYEVINQEEIKKKKLILVTAITPTRAGIGKTTTSVGLALGLQKLGKNAIPALREPSLGVCFGMKGGAAGGGHAQVLPMEDINLHFTGDFHAVTSANNMISALVDNHQHFERASGKQLKSINWRRVLDVNDRTLRQIVTGLGGIGNGDVAEAGFDITPASELMAILCLAESKEDLEDRIGNIYLGYDHNNDPVYVKDLDIQGAMAVLLKDAIHPNLVQTTENSPAFIHGGPFANIAHGCNSVLATKMAMQHAEYTITEAGFGADLGAEKFFNIKCRNASLKPDLTVIVATSQALKLHGGVALEDIKSPNLVGLKKGMLNLERHIENMKGFGQTVLVTFNQYSFDTDEEMEFVASWCKERDVEFAINDSFAKGGKGAVDLAQKVIDLIDTKPSGPLQFTYELDDSIYNKLDKIAKKIYRADGIKLDNKALKKLKRIEKYGMDNLPVCIAKTQSSFTDDAKILGAPNGGFHIHFEDLLINNGAGFIVARAGSIMRMPGLPRVPQANKIKFIDGNIEGLS from the coding sequence ATGAAATCAGATATTGAAATAGCACGATCAACAATCTTAAAAAAAATTATAGAAGTTGGTAACGGAATTGGCATTGCTGATGAAAACATCATTCCTTACGGACACTATATGGCTAAAGTACCTTATGAGGTAATAAACCAAGAAGAGATCAAAAAGAAAAAGCTAATACTAGTTACAGCTATTACACCAACAAGAGCAGGTATTGGAAAAACAACAACATCTGTGGGTTTAGCTCTTGGCTTACAAAAATTGGGTAAAAATGCTATTCCTGCTTTAAGAGAACCCTCATTAGGTGTTTGTTTTGGTATGAAAGGAGGAGCAGCAGGTGGCGGTCATGCACAAGTTTTACCAATGGAAGATATTAATCTTCATTTTACAGGTGATTTTCATGCGGTAACCTCTGCCAATAATATGATTTCTGCATTAGTAGATAATCATCAACACTTTGAAAGAGCTTCTGGCAAGCAGTTAAAATCAATTAATTGGAGGAGAGTTCTTGATGTAAATGATAGAACATTAAGACAAATTGTTACAGGATTAGGTGGTATTGGAAATGGAGATGTGGCTGAGGCCGGTTTTGATATTACTCCTGCATCGGAACTAATGGCTATTTTATGTTTAGCAGAATCAAAAGAAGATTTAGAGGATCGAATTGGTAACATTTACTTAGGCTATGATCATAATAACGATCCTGTTTATGTAAAAGATTTGGATATCCAGGGAGCAATGGCTGTACTTTTGAAAGATGCTATTCACCCTAACTTAGTTCAAACTACAGAGAATTCCCCTGCGTTTATACATGGAGGGCCTTTTGCAAATATTGCACATGGTTGTAATTCTGTTTTAGCTACTAAAATGGCCATGCAACATGCAGAGTATACTATTACAGAGGCTGGTTTTGGTGCTGACTTAGGTGCTGAAAAGTTTTTTAATATTAAGTGTAGAAATGCTAGCTTAAAACCTGACTTAACTGTAATTGTAGCAACATCACAAGCATTAAAATTACATGGAGGTGTTGCACTAGAAGATATAAAATCGCCAAATTTAGTTGGTTTAAAGAAAGGTATGCTTAATCTAGAACGTCATATAGAAAATATGAAAGGTTTTGGGCAAACGGTTTTAGTTACTTTTAATCAGTATTCTTTTGATACGGATGAAGAAATGGAATTTGTAGCATCTTGGTGTAAAGAACGTGATGTAGAATTTGCCATAAATGATAGCTTTGCCAAAGGGGGGAAAGGTGCAGTTGATTTAGCTCAGAAAGTAATAGATTTAATTGATACAAAACCTTCTGGACCATTACAATTTACTTATGAACTAGATGATTCTATTTACAATAAATTAGATAAAATTGCGAAGAAGATTTATAGAGCAGATGGCATAAAATTAGATAATAAGGCTTTAAAGAAATTGAAGCGTATTGAAAAATACGGGATGGATAATTTACCCGTTTGTATTGCAAAAACTCAAAGTTCATTTACAGACGATGCTAAAATACTTGGTGCACCAAATGGTGGATTTCATATCCATTTTGAAGATTTATTAATCAACAATGGAGCTGGTTTTATTGTAGCTAGGGCAGGGAGTATTATGCGAATGCCAGGTTTACCACGTGTACCACAAGCCAATAAAATAAAGTTTATTGACGGGAATATTGAAGGATTAAGCTAA
- a CDS encoding AAA family ATPase, whose translation MANIKSLSLENFRVFKERTTFNFSPINVLTGTNSSGKSSLFKALLLLQDNGTKNRLEELDFRGPYHNLGNIDKARNHDTDPEKPITFTLEFAPQPGIAPFKRFELGQRDISIAFTDLKDINSFSDLMKVPNWKNWMYFLRGVLINRSQDMIRHVQKLTKEGEIENKPIIKAILHKLLHIAFEERISVENIEKLFKQASNVVVKLKELDIPVEDHLKIPADINKAFFVDLIKRAWYEKHREHELRGIKKLEHLTEAKPSPTRDEKATKKHNERWAKVIRKNDITEVEQLRSALVSWLEMDIPMSSLVRDILNISSKEIIFSFKPIGVNTTERLILELSYDSKEGKLCNIGLSYRERFTNKRKLLYTPLSNGSLHYVGSENGNSYLLAAGHRGDYIKTDGEIPVFTSFFDINNLYEYGAGMDLDTPLTKFFSVDNNKLSKVTGIKEEEKLNVLSELIHKKLMLLLGSRLNAFMTEHQPKVKKINPFKKENLKQLLAEREEDGSGFKIASIGFLLRDLPLLDNNDRKILDTQEAVNSLDSLDHLPELPLSSEEFHNLFTIDIDSVFADGFVKMIEEGVQGIKHIFKSCGKLFNFGLLEAQRGSTKRILLHTEGTVLSTLLFDFAKNADQKARDFVRFWIQEFEIGYDIHINSVKGIASDVIITDRKGHELDLADLGYGISQLLPILLKIALDEHRSLLIEEPETNLHPKMQSKLADLIIDASQRYQTNFLIETHSEYLIRKLQYWTAKRKITPYESTIYYLYNPERVPEGKPQVALLNILKDGELDNEFGEGFFDEADNIAIELFHLKQQ comes from the coding sequence ATGGCCAATATCAAAAGCCTATCTTTAGAAAATTTCCGTGTCTTTAAAGAACGTACTACATTTAATTTTTCACCAATTAATGTATTAACGGGTACAAACAGTAGTGGTAAAAGTTCATTATTTAAAGCTCTTTTATTATTACAAGACAATGGTACTAAAAATAGATTGGAAGAACTCGATTTTAGAGGTCCTTACCATAATTTAGGTAATATAGATAAAGCTCGTAATCACGATACTGACCCTGAAAAGCCAATTACATTTACATTAGAATTTGCTCCTCAGCCAGGTATTGCTCCTTTTAAACGTTTTGAGTTAGGGCAAAGAGATATTTCTATTGCTTTTACAGACTTAAAAGACATCAATAGTTTTTCAGACTTAATGAAAGTACCTAATTGGAAAAATTGGATGTACTTTTTAAGAGGAGTCTTAATTAATAGGTCTCAAGACATGATCCGTCATGTACAAAAATTAACGAAAGAAGGTGAGATCGAAAATAAGCCAATTATTAAAGCAATACTTCATAAGTTACTTCATATCGCATTTGAAGAAAGAATTTCTGTAGAAAATATCGAAAAGCTGTTTAAGCAAGCTTCAAATGTAGTGGTAAAACTTAAGGAGTTGGATATACCTGTAGAGGATCATTTAAAAATCCCCGCAGATATAAATAAAGCTTTTTTTGTTGATTTAATCAAAAGAGCGTGGTACGAGAAACATCGAGAACACGAGCTTAGAGGTATTAAAAAATTAGAACATCTAACTGAAGCTAAACCTTCTCCCACAAGAGATGAAAAGGCTACAAAAAAACATAACGAGCGTTGGGCTAAAGTTATCCGTAAAAATGATATTACTGAGGTAGAACAATTACGTTCAGCTTTGGTTTCGTGGTTAGAAATGGATATACCAATGTCTTCTTTAGTGCGTGACATCTTAAATATCAGTTCTAAAGAAATTATTTTTTCTTTTAAACCAATTGGCGTAAATACTACAGAGCGTTTAATTCTTGAACTATCATATGATAGTAAAGAGGGTAAATTATGCAATATTGGTTTATCATACAGAGAACGTTTTACAAATAAAAGAAAGCTACTTTACACCCCTTTAAGTAATGGTAGTTTGCATTATGTAGGTAGCGAAAATGGTAATAGTTACTTATTAGCTGCAGGACATAGAGGCGATTATATTAAAACGGATGGTGAGATTCCTGTTTTCACTAGTTTCTTTGATATCAACAATTTATACGAATATGGTGCAGGGATGGACTTAGACACACCGCTAACTAAATTCTTTAGTGTTGATAATAATAAGCTTTCAAAGGTAACTGGTATAAAAGAAGAAGAAAAACTAAATGTTCTTTCTGAACTTATACATAAAAAATTGATGCTACTATTAGGTTCTCGTCTTAATGCATTTATGACGGAGCATCAACCAAAAGTCAAAAAGATTAATCCTTTCAAAAAAGAAAACCTTAAACAACTTCTTGCAGAACGTGAAGAAGATGGAAGCGGATTTAAAATTGCATCAATTGGTTTCCTTTTAAGAGATTTACCACTTCTAGACAACAACGATAGAAAAATTCTTGACACTCAAGAAGCTGTAAATTCTTTAGATAGTTTAGATCACCTTCCTGAATTACCTCTTTCTAGCGAAGAATTTCATAACCTTTTTACAATAGATATTGATAGCGTTTTTGCTGATGGTTTTGTAAAGATGATTGAAGAAGGTGTACAAGGCATTAAACATATTTTTAAATCTTGTGGAAAACTATTCAACTTTGGTCTTTTAGAAGCACAAAGAGGTAGTACAAAACGCATTCTTTTACACACAGAGGGTACTGTTTTAAGTACATTACTTTTTGATTTTGCTAAAAATGCAGATCAAAAAGCAAGAGACTTTGTAAGGTTTTGGATTCAAGAATTTGAAATTGGATACGATATACACATCAATTCTGTAAAAGGAATTGCATCAGATGTAATCATTACAGATAGAAAAGGACATGAATTAGATTTAGCCGATTTAGGTTATGGAATATCTCAATTACTACCTATTCTTCTAAAAATTGCTTTAGATGAACATCGTTCTTTATTAATTGAAGAACCTGAAACAAATCTTCATCCTAAAATGCAATCTAAGTTGGCAGATTTAATTATTGATGCCTCACAAAGATATCAGACTAATTTCTTGATAGAAACTCACTCTGAATACCTGATTAGAAAATTACAATATTGGACGGCTAAACGTAAAATCACGCCGTACGAATCTACAATATATTACCTATATAACCCCGAGAGAGTACCAGAAGGGAAACCTCAAGTAGCTCTATTAAATATCTTAAAAGATGGAGAGCTAGACAACGAGTTTGGAGAAGGATTCTTTGATGAAGCGGATAATATTGCTATCGAATTATTCCACTTGAAACAACAATAA
- a CDS encoding DUF389 domain-containing protein codes for MSDSNFSGFIQSFKKLAVDTLSIREGSDPEATIEGIKKDMTFKGHAAWILIFSILIASIGLNSNSPAVIIGAMLISPLMGPILGIGTAIGIHDVDMMRRALKNIAIAVVISLVTSTLYFSISPITIEQSEILARTKPTILDVFVAMFGGFSGIIAGSRKEKSNVIPGVAIATALMPPLCTAGFGLATGTYKYFFGAFYLFFINSVFITLSTYIVVKYLRFPIKKFIDRSKYRRYRSLLIIFLTIVVMPSGVIFMKMIQETRFKIAVDNFINDNTVFQGSELLTQKIIYTDSLSTIDLYYMGKNIDENKIIFLNEMLARYGLNAKAGEYFPLTKKTIVRIHQEDGSGADIDKKFAEYSNDLHSKLLRDIYTKNDEVIRDKDLKIKLLEKRIYNLNASKKDPYPIQQLNKELKFQYPEIEKYAITSIQLQEFKGDSLGVKKHPVLLVKLSDTVKDEQRPAYLEKIEKWIRIRLNDPKLKVYKF; via the coding sequence ATGAGTGATAGTAATTTTTCAGGGTTTATACAATCCTTTAAAAAATTAGCAGTTGATACCTTAAGTATCAGAGAAGGATCTGACCCAGAAGCAACTATTGAAGGAATAAAGAAAGATATGACATTTAAAGGTCATGCAGCGTGGATCTTAATCTTTTCAATTTTAATTGCCTCAATTGGTCTAAATTCTAACTCACCTGCAGTAATAATTGGAGCCATGTTAATATCGCCATTAATGGGACCAATTTTAGGTATTGGAACAGCCATTGGTATTCACGATGTGGATATGATGCGCAGAGCTTTAAAGAATATTGCAATAGCAGTAGTTATTAGTCTAGTTACATCAACTTTATATTTTTCTATATCACCTATAACAATAGAACAGTCGGAGATTTTGGCTCGTACTAAGCCAACAATTTTAGATGTTTTTGTTGCTATGTTTGGCGGTTTCTCTGGAATTATTGCAGGCTCTAGAAAAGAGAAAAGCAATGTAATTCCAGGGGTTGCAATTGCTACAGCACTTATGCCTCCTTTATGTACTGCTGGTTTTGGTTTAGCAACAGGAACATATAAGTACTTTTTTGGTGCATTTTATCTCTTCTTTATTAACTCTGTTTTTATTACGCTATCCACCTATATTGTTGTAAAGTACTTACGCTTTCCAATTAAAAAGTTTATTGATAGAAGTAAGTATCGTCGTTATAGATCTTTACTTATTATATTTTTAACTATAGTAGTGATGCCAAGTGGTGTCATTTTTATGAAGATGATACAGGAAACTCGTTTTAAGATTGCTGTAGATAATTTCATAAACGACAATACGGTTTTTCAAGGAAGTGAATTACTTACGCAAAAGATAATTTATACAGATTCATTGTCAACAATTGATTTGTATTATATGGGGAAGAATATTGATGAGAATAAAATCATTTTCTTAAATGAGATGTTGGCTCGTTATGGTTTAAATGCTAAAGCTGGTGAGTATTTTCCTTTAACAAAGAAGACTATTGTGAGGATACATCAAGAAGATGGATCTGGAGCTGATATTGATAAAAAGTTCGCAGAGTATAGCAATGATTTACATTCAAAATTATTGAGAGATATTTATACAAAAAATGATGAGGTTATTCGGGATAAGGATCTAAAAATAAAATTACTCGAAAAACGAATTTATAATTTGAATGCTTCTAAGAAGGATCCATACCCCATTCAACAGTTAAATAAAGAACTAAAATTTCAATATCCTGAAATTGAAAAATATGCAATAACAAGTATACAATTACAGGAATTTAAAGGTGATTCTTTAGGAGTTAAAAAACACCCAGTTTTATTAGTTAAACTCTCTGATACTGTTAAAGATGAACAACGACCTGCATATTTAGAAAAAATAGAAAAGTGGATTAGAATTAGATTAAATGATCCAAAATTGAAAGTATATAAATTTTAG